From Coffea arabica cultivar ET-39 chromosome 9c, Coffea Arabica ET-39 HiFi, whole genome shotgun sequence, one genomic window encodes:
- the LOC113708756 gene encoding zinc finger CCCH domain-containing protein ZFN-like isoform X2 has protein sequence MPALAVGDGNHRHSDSSKIISIIIITIINKIKISSRSRISMDFDSGIPISRASVVAEGSSSLDQDALWQINLRSREPMEAGTYPVREGEPDCSYYIRTGLCRYGATCRFNHPPNRKLAIATARMRGEYPERMGQPECQYYLKTGTCKFGATCKFHHPREKAGIAGRVTLNALGYPLRPNEIECAYYLRTGHCKFGSTCKFHHPQPANMMVSVRGSPVYPSVHSPTNPGQLSYPLSRASFIPSPRWQGPSSYAPVLVPQSMVSVSGWNAYSGQLGSGSSAESQQQTAGNDQTHGMLQRETVFPERPGQPECQFYMKTGDCKFGAVCKFHHPRERILPAPDCVLSPIGLPLRPGEPLCIFYSRYGICKFGPSCKFDHPMGVFTYNVSSSSTEPPTVRRLLGSSSGTGPLTLASEGLVEASSTKSRLLPLSEARKPSGDTSIDPEE, from the exons ATGCCAGCGTTAGCCGTTGGTGATGGAAATCATCGTCACAGCGATTCTTCTAaaattattagtattattattattactattattaataaaattaaaatcagcAGCAGAAGCAGAATCAGCATGGATTTCGATTCCGGAATTCCCATTTCCCGAGCATCTGTCGTCGCCGAAGGTTCTTCCTCTCTCGACCAAG ATGCTCTATGGCAAATTAACTTGAGGTCAAGGGAACCAATGGAAGCTGGGACTTATCCTGTACGTGAAGGTGAACCAGATTGTTCTTACTACATCAGAACAGGTCTATGCAGATATGGTGCAACATGCCGATTTAATCATCCTCCTAATAGAAAATTG GCTATTGCCACAGCAAGGATGAGAGGAGAATATCCAGAAAGAATGGGGCAACCAGAATGTCAG TATTACTTGAAGACAGGAACTTGCAAGTTTGGCGCCACGTGCAAGTTTCATCATCCTAGAGAAAAAGCTGGGATTGCTGGAAGAGTTACCTTAAACGCCTTGGGCTACCCACTTCGCCCG AATGAGATTGAATGCGCTTATTATTTGAGAACTGGACATTGCAAGTTTGGAAGCACCTGTAAGTTTCACCATCCTCAGCCAGCTAATATGATGGTCTCTGTTCGTGGTTCTCCTGTTTATCCTTCTGTTCATTCGCCGACAAATCCTGGACAACTGTCATATCCCTTGTCAAGAGCTTCTTTTATTCCCAGTCCACGCTGGCAGGGTCCTTCAAGTTATGCTCCGGTTCTTGTTCCTCAGAGCATGGTTTCAGTCTCTGGATGGAATGCATACAGT GGTCAGCTGGGTTCAGGTTCCTCGGCAGAGAGCCAGCAGCAAACAGCAGGAAATGACCAAACTCATGGAATG TTACAGAGGGAGACGGTGTTTCCTGAGAGGCCTGGACAGCCTGAGTGCCAATTTTACATGAAGACTGGAGACTGTAAATTTGGTGCTGTCTGCAAGTTCCATCACCCAAGAGAGAGGATTCTTCCAGCTCCAGACTGTGTCTTGAGTCCAATTGGACTTCCATTGCGTCCT GGAGAACCTTTGTGCATTTTTTACTCTCGATATGGAATCTGCAAATTTGGCCCAAGTTGCAAGTTTGACCATCCGATGGGTGTCTTTACATATAATGTTTCATCATCTTCAACTGAGCCTCCTACTGTGCGGCGGTTATTGGGTTCATCATCTGGAACTGGTCCCTTAACATTGGCATCAGAAGGTCTTGTTGAAGCAAGCTCCACTAAGAGCAGGCTATTGCCATTGTCAGAGGCAAGAAAACCCTCTGGTGATACTAGCATTGATCCAGAGGAATGA
- the LOC113708756 gene encoding zinc finger CCCH domain-containing protein ZFN-like isoform X1, which translates to MPALAVGDGNHRHSDSSKIISIIIITIINKIKISSRSRISMDFDSGIPISRASVVAEGSSSLDQDALWQINLRSREPMEAGTYPVREGEPDCSYYIRTGLCRYGATCRFNHPPNRKLAIATARMRGEYPERMGQPECQYYLKTGTCKFGATCKFHHPREKAGIAGRVTLNALGYPLRPNEIECAYYLRTGHCKFGSTCKFHHPQPANMMVSVRGSPVYPSVHSPTNPGQLSYPLSRASFIPSPRWQGPSSYAPVLVPQSMVSVSGWNAYSGQLGSGSSAESQQQTAGNDQTHGMVGQSEAANVGSQGIHSSYSSSSLPIGYYALQLQRETVFPERPGQPECQFYMKTGDCKFGAVCKFHHPRERILPAPDCVLSPIGLPLRPGEPLCIFYSRYGICKFGPSCKFDHPMGVFTYNVSSSSTEPPTVRRLLGSSSGTGPLTLASEGLVEASSTKSRLLPLSEARKPSGDTSIDPEE; encoded by the exons ATGCCAGCGTTAGCCGTTGGTGATGGAAATCATCGTCACAGCGATTCTTCTAaaattattagtattattattattactattattaataaaattaaaatcagcAGCAGAAGCAGAATCAGCATGGATTTCGATTCCGGAATTCCCATTTCCCGAGCATCTGTCGTCGCCGAAGGTTCTTCCTCTCTCGACCAAG ATGCTCTATGGCAAATTAACTTGAGGTCAAGGGAACCAATGGAAGCTGGGACTTATCCTGTACGTGAAGGTGAACCAGATTGTTCTTACTACATCAGAACAGGTCTATGCAGATATGGTGCAACATGCCGATTTAATCATCCTCCTAATAGAAAATTG GCTATTGCCACAGCAAGGATGAGAGGAGAATATCCAGAAAGAATGGGGCAACCAGAATGTCAG TATTACTTGAAGACAGGAACTTGCAAGTTTGGCGCCACGTGCAAGTTTCATCATCCTAGAGAAAAAGCTGGGATTGCTGGAAGAGTTACCTTAAACGCCTTGGGCTACCCACTTCGCCCG AATGAGATTGAATGCGCTTATTATTTGAGAACTGGACATTGCAAGTTTGGAAGCACCTGTAAGTTTCACCATCCTCAGCCAGCTAATATGATGGTCTCTGTTCGTGGTTCTCCTGTTTATCCTTCTGTTCATTCGCCGACAAATCCTGGACAACTGTCATATCCCTTGTCAAGAGCTTCTTTTATTCCCAGTCCACGCTGGCAGGGTCCTTCAAGTTATGCTCCGGTTCTTGTTCCTCAGAGCATGGTTTCAGTCTCTGGATGGAATGCATACAGT GGTCAGCTGGGTTCAGGTTCCTCGGCAGAGAGCCAGCAGCAAACAGCAGGAAATGACCAAACTCATGGAATGGTAGGCCAATCTGAAGCAGCAAATGTGGGATCACAAGGGATACATTCTTCTTATAGCTCTTCTTCTTTACCTATTGGGTATTATGCATTACAGTTACAGAGGGAGACGGTGTTTCCTGAGAGGCCTGGACAGCCTGAGTGCCAATTTTACATGAAGACTGGAGACTGTAAATTTGGTGCTGTCTGCAAGTTCCATCACCCAAGAGAGAGGATTCTTCCAGCTCCAGACTGTGTCTTGAGTCCAATTGGACTTCCATTGCGTCCT GGAGAACCTTTGTGCATTTTTTACTCTCGATATGGAATCTGCAAATTTGGCCCAAGTTGCAAGTTTGACCATCCGATGGGTGTCTTTACATATAATGTTTCATCATCTTCAACTGAGCCTCCTACTGTGCGGCGGTTATTGGGTTCATCATCTGGAACTGGTCCCTTAACATTGGCATCAGAAGGTCTTGTTGAAGCAAGCTCCACTAAGAGCAGGCTATTGCCATTGTCAGAGGCAAGAAAACCCTCTGGTGATACTAGCATTGATCCAGAGGAATGA
- the LOC113708756 gene encoding zinc finger CCCH domain-containing protein ZFN-like isoform X3 — protein MEIIVTAILLKLLVLLLLLLLIKLKSAAEAESAWISIPEFPFPEHLSSPKVLPLSTKAIATARMRGEYPERMGQPECQYYLKTGTCKFGATCKFHHPREKAGIAGRVTLNALGYPLRPNEIECAYYLRTGHCKFGSTCKFHHPQPANMMVSVRGSPVYPSVHSPTNPGQLSYPLSRASFIPSPRWQGPSSYAPVLVPQSMVSVSGWNAYSGQLGSGSSAESQQQTAGNDQTHGMVGQSEAANVGSQGIHSSYSSSSLPIGYYALQLQRETVFPERPGQPECQFYMKTGDCKFGAVCKFHHPRERILPAPDCVLSPIGLPLRPGEPLCIFYSRYGICKFGPSCKFDHPMGVFTYNVSSSSTEPPTVRRLLGSSSGTGPLTLASEGLVEASSTKSRLLPLSEARKPSGDTSIDPEE, from the exons ATGGAAATCATCGTCACAGCGATTCTTCTAaaattattagtattattattattactattattaataaaattaaaatcagcAGCAGAAGCAGAATCAGCATGGATTTCGATTCCGGAATTCCCATTTCCCGAGCATCTGTCGTCGCCGAAGGTTCTTCCTCTCTCGACCAAG GCTATTGCCACAGCAAGGATGAGAGGAGAATATCCAGAAAGAATGGGGCAACCAGAATGTCAG TATTACTTGAAGACAGGAACTTGCAAGTTTGGCGCCACGTGCAAGTTTCATCATCCTAGAGAAAAAGCTGGGATTGCTGGAAGAGTTACCTTAAACGCCTTGGGCTACCCACTTCGCCCG AATGAGATTGAATGCGCTTATTATTTGAGAACTGGACATTGCAAGTTTGGAAGCACCTGTAAGTTTCACCATCCTCAGCCAGCTAATATGATGGTCTCTGTTCGTGGTTCTCCTGTTTATCCTTCTGTTCATTCGCCGACAAATCCTGGACAACTGTCATATCCCTTGTCAAGAGCTTCTTTTATTCCCAGTCCACGCTGGCAGGGTCCTTCAAGTTATGCTCCGGTTCTTGTTCCTCAGAGCATGGTTTCAGTCTCTGGATGGAATGCATACAGT GGTCAGCTGGGTTCAGGTTCCTCGGCAGAGAGCCAGCAGCAAACAGCAGGAAATGACCAAACTCATGGAATGGTAGGCCAATCTGAAGCAGCAAATGTGGGATCACAAGGGATACATTCTTCTTATAGCTCTTCTTCTTTACCTATTGGGTATTATGCATTACAGTTACAGAGGGAGACGGTGTTTCCTGAGAGGCCTGGACAGCCTGAGTGCCAATTTTACATGAAGACTGGAGACTGTAAATTTGGTGCTGTCTGCAAGTTCCATCACCCAAGAGAGAGGATTCTTCCAGCTCCAGACTGTGTCTTGAGTCCAATTGGACTTCCATTGCGTCCT GGAGAACCTTTGTGCATTTTTTACTCTCGATATGGAATCTGCAAATTTGGCCCAAGTTGCAAGTTTGACCATCCGATGGGTGTCTTTACATATAATGTTTCATCATCTTCAACTGAGCCTCCTACTGTGCGGCGGTTATTGGGTTCATCATCTGGAACTGGTCCCTTAACATTGGCATCAGAAGGTCTTGTTGAAGCAAGCTCCACTAAGAGCAGGCTATTGCCATTGTCAGAGGCAAGAAAACCCTCTGGTGATACTAGCATTGATCCAGAGGAATGA